tttcatttaggtggtggtggtggtggtggtggtggtggtggtggtttttttttttttttttttttttttttttttttgccagagtgtcttggctttccatgcctgaaatactctcatgggcttttcagccagatccgaatggctttagggctgattctgaggccagaatgatgtttaggacatctgccattctatgcgtattttttaaaagattttatttattcagactcatagaataaataaaatcttttaaaaaattattattttttttgctgTGAGTGAAGTTGagtgtttttttcatttattgtttatagtctttgcctattttttcctgctggactgtagtcttttactttgtatttgaattctttatttagtagagccattaTCCTTTGGCTATTATGTGAATTAAAGATGTTATCTCACAAAAActatgtcaaaaaataaattattaaggtAATGAAGACTCAAAAGTTAACAAAATAATTATTGTGAGTCAATACCAGTGGgggaacataaataaaaatttgaaagtataAATGCAATTTTTCAGGAAGAACTTCTTTgagtaatttttatatttcaggccagggctttacaaTCATTTCCATTTCACACATGGAGAAGATGATCTTGTCAATGTGATATACCAAAGTAAACTGACAAGACTGCTTGATGGATCTAGGATATTTGACTACTTCTGGCTCTTCAAAATTCCCCAATGGATGGAAGTATCAATATCTCAGTACAAGGGCacatcaaaaagttcttggaaaatagaattattttataatttattttatattagtgCATGGGTACTAGAGATCTTCAAATAGTgcatgaaaatgtgcattatgaaaaaaaactatgcatggattttaaaattgcatcaaaataaacttgtctttcaaaTCCAGGTTTCCACAGATttgttaaataattttgaataattCTGGATCACTGAGAAATTTCACATTATGCCACAATATTCTGTGTGGCTATTTCAGTGACCATCAGCATTATTACAACTCAATGTAATATGCCTTTAAAATTGCTTGTCATGTTGAATGGTAGAGAATTACAACAGAGTCCAACATGCAACACAGTTTTTATCTGACTTTGGCAGGGTAGATGCGCCAGCCACAAATACCATGAAAAGTGGCAACCAAATATAATAATGACCAAGGgcggaaaattttaaaaattagtgtagAGGCACTACCTGATAGTTTCTGAGACTCATGCGTATCTTTATAACCATGAATATACCCAAAAGATAACTTTATAACTAAATGAACGATACACAAATTCTAAGCCTTGAGATTAATAATTTCACATTTCTTCTCAATTCATTGAAATCAGGAAAATTCtaaaagaagtagaagagccaAATGATATTGTATCAACCAATAACTGTATCTGGAAAGAACACTggaatatgtaatatatttgtttatatttaagatttatttatttttatttgagaggcagagttgcagacagagagaaggagagacagacagagaggtcttacatctgctgtttcactcctcaaatggctacaatgaccacagctgaaccaatctgaagccaggaaccaagagcctcttacgagtctctcacatgggggccAAGCgcttggctttcccaggccatcggcagaaagctggctcagaagtggagcactgggacttgaacctgtgcccatgtgaaaTGCTgtcactggaggcagaggcttagcctactacgctacAGCCCTAGCCCAAAGACTGGAAATATTTAACAGATTGCCTTTTATATTCAGGTTGATCAAATTGAGAAATTGTGACTTTACCTTGATATTTGTGAGGAGTTAGTTCTGGGGCTCCTCTTGGAGACCAAAATCTGTGGATACTCAAGTCCCTTCCATAAAATGATGCAGTATTTACATACAACTTATGCAGTACTCTTCCTTATTTAAATCATCTCTTTATTTATTatgcctaatacaatgtaaatggtATGTAAATGATTGTTACACTGTATTCTTTAGGGAATGACAGCAAGAAAAAAacctgtacatgttcagtactgaTACAACTTTTTCCCAACTATTTTTGAGCCACAGTTGGTTGAATTCAAGGATACAAAACCCATGGATATGGAGGGTTGACAGGACTGGGCAATGGTTCCAATTACTGGATTAAAATTTTagcttatcttttcctttttcatcttttataGGGCTTTGTCTAAAGAAGCAATGGCCATTGTTGGTAAGGACTCATACTCCTTGCAAAGAAGGTCTTGGTTAACAACATCTATGAGGATATTAGTCTTCTTATTCTAAATTCAGTGCTATCATAGTCTTctaaaagcaatgaaaataaagcatGATGCTTGAGTTTCTACATCAAAGCTGTTTTATTTAAATACTGGAAGTAATGAAAGTTCTGTTGAGAGAAAACTTAAGCTAATAAATCATTGGCCTCTATTCCAAGTTTAATCCTTCCAAAATGAGAAAGATAAGTTTTTGAGCTTGGGAAGCCTTCTTTTTCAAAGAATAATCTTTCTTGCATCAGCTTTGATTtccaggaatcaatccatttTAGTTCTAGCCATCTGTCTGTTTTCAGTTAACTAAAAAATTTGTTAActgatatttggtttctttaattttgttgcacttaacataaaaactagaaattaattttatataattgaatcctaaaaatgaaaagattattCTCTGAGTAAATCTTTATTGTAATGCATATATTTTatagtttagaaatattttcctgtgctcaATGTCATCTAGTGCAGGAATCTCCAATCAATCCCTTTCATTAGttattctaataaataaaatgttagaaatacTATTTATTCACAAGAAcccatttccattttttgatgaAGTACCTTTGCTAATTGACTACTTTAATCACATATTTGTTCAGTTATTCAGTAAAAATGCACTTGTTAAATATATGCTATATTACTTTCCTTTTATTGGGAGATGGACAAACTGATAAGAAGATGTGGTCTTTGCTTCCTAGAAGTTGTTGGTTTAGGTGAGGGTTGAATTTTAAACTACTAATTATTATTTCGTAGGAAATACTCTTGTAATGGTGCAGTTTACGAAACAAGATGAACTATGTAAATAAAGTTTAGAATCATAATGTTAAGTGGAAAAACAAATCCCACATTTGTGGGAAACAATGACaacattcttctatttttaattttttttggcattaaagctgtttattttttccagaaaatggCATTTCCTTTTAATGTTAAAGACAGTACAGAGAAATTAAGAACCACCAcaacatctaaaaaaaaatctgtcatgaAGTCAAGACTTGACCCAATCCAGACTTCTTTCCACCCTATTCCAAAGGTCTCAGTCCTATACAAAGTTCCaggcactggtgagaagaatgtgtattctgcaactgtaggatgaaaagttctataaatACCCggtaggtccatttggtctatagtgtggaaacctctgctgttttcttgctgattttctgtctggtttatctgtccattgctgaaagtggggtattgacaTCCCCCATTACTaatgtatttgagtctatgtctcctttagatccactaatatttcttttaaatagccaggtgccctgtaattaggtgcatatacgtttatattttttttatataattttttttttgacaggcagagtggacagagagagacagagagaaaggtcttccttttttgccgttggttcaccctccaatggccgccgcggcctgtgcgctgtagccagcgcaccgcgctgatccgatggcaggagccaggtacttctcctggtctcccatggggtgcagggcccaagcacttgggccatcctccactgcactccctggccacagcagagagctggcctggaagaggggcaaccgggacagaatccggcgccccgaccgggactagaacccagtgtgccggcgccgtaaggcggaggattagcctagtgagccgcggcgccggcccatatacatttataatagtcacatattcctgttgaactgatcccttcatcattacatagtgtccttctttgtctcttttaacagtttttatgttaaagtctattttgtctgaaattagatggctacaccagctctttttttggtttctgttagcatggaataactttttccatactttcactttcagtctgtgtgcatctttgtttgtgagatgtgcttcttgtaggcagcaaaaagatgggttttctttttaatccattaagccagattttgtcttttaactggagagttggaGCCACTTACAATCATTCAgatattgataagtaatgactttgccctgccattttcccaaaaatattcctattttttactttggatttcctttgtacttttactgagatatttccttcctttaccttctttcatagtgatgaccctgtttctgtgcttctgtgtgcagcacatcttgaTGCATCTTCTGCAGGGATGGACTGGTGGTgacaaatctttcaatttctgtttgtcctggaaggtcttttttttttttaagatttattttatttatttgaaagacagagttacagagagaggtagagacagagagagaggtcttccatctgctggttcacctcctagatggccgcaacggccatctgaaaccaggagacaggagccttctccaggtctcccacgtgggtgcagaggctcaaggagttggaccatcttccactgctttcccaggccatagcagaaagctggatcagaagaggagcagccggaactataaccagggcccatatgggataccaccacttcaggccagggttttaacctgctgcaccacagtactggccacaatagaaggtctttatttcatctttgtttataaatgagagctctgcaggatatagtattctggttgacagttcttttctcttaaaacttggaatatatctcgccattctctcctagcctgtagggtttctgatgagaagtcagctgtgagtctacttgtagatcctctgaaagtaatctggtgtttcactaaaaaaggccttctaatcctttctctctttccaggcattcaggaactcctagaacctgtatgttggggcaatttgatagtatcctgtagattagcaacagtggtttttttagttttctaatttcttcttcttgtgttcttgtgtttggtctgactgtataatttcctgtgctttgtcttctaaggcagatcttctttcttctgctccactgaatctgttgttaaggttttccactgcgttttttatatgttctattgaattattcatttccaagatttcattttgatttctctttaagatctcaatttcatggaagaaattttatttcatgtcatgTACGAATTTCATTAtcttgtgcatttgcttctgattccttctgagtaatcctgtgatcagttttttgaatttcatttctggcatttcttgaatcccatcatcttcacaatctagtattgaagtgttgtgttcttttgggggtgtcatgttgtcttccttattcttgtttcttgaattggcaTGTTTTTATTCAGCATTAGATGCTGTAGCATGTAGATActtgttatttctttgtttttttcaatgTTGCAGCTTtcatctttgtactatgcctctgtagatgagtggagtatctgcttttcagtgaatacctagaggcatgtagTAGGTAAcaatattcttttaaatagcttatataatattttttgtttgtaaatttaatttgatttaatttatttgcaaggcagagagatttttccatctgctggttcactcccctaaatgcctgcaacatccagggttgggccaggctgatgccaggagtctgCAACTCAATCCAcctaggacccaagtacttgactcatCACTGCTCCCACTCAGGGTGTtcattagtaggaacctggatcagaagaagaaccaagactcaaacattggcactcagatgtggaatgcaggcactccaagcagcatctcaactgctatGCAAAAGCCCACCCTGAGTATTTTTATAATGCTCAAAAATAAGCAAACCCAAGTAAGTATGAATATCTACTGAAACACAGTTAAATAATTGGAATGATAAagtaggaagaggaggaagaatagGAGCAGTCGGATTCGTTAGGGAATAATAGTTAGGACAATCAATGGCTATCACTTGGAGCCAAGGGGGAAGAGATCATTTAGAAACAAAAGCTGGATAAAAGTATTGTTACAATTTAAATTGAGTGATAGGATCAAGCATGACAATTATTATAACTTGAGTAGGTAGCATGTGTGAATTTtgtctaatatttttattttactacagAAAATTTCAACCATATACAAAAGCAAATATACATCATGTTCCTATCATCTACCTTTTATGATGATTAATTTATCAATAATTTCATTTACTCTAATGCCCTACACATAATATTCCCCTAATAATTTTGGAGAAAGTCTCAGATGCAAAATTATTTCACCTGTTTCAtacattttttatgtatttccaaaagaaaacagGTGACTTTGTAAAACATAACCTTACTTCCATTTTCatacttataaaaattaaatttattttcttagaatcaTTAAATAGTATTTAAACTTCCCCTATGatcttataattttaaaatgtttttatcctTTTATTCAGGATCCAAATAAAtaaccatatttttaatttataggtttcttttatatttctattttttttttcttttaaaaaatgagctttgTTTTTTATAGAAGTTTttggttcatggaaaaattgaacaGATGGTACAGAGACTTCTCATAAGGGGGTACTTCCAAAGTCCttgaaaaactggaattaaaagttaaaattattttggtgcaaaaattttttgaaacacatacagtttttttataacacatattttctatgaactttttagaCACCTCTGTTCTCATACAAATATAGCCTACCTCTTATCAGCATTCCCTGCCACAGTTGTATAATTGTTAGAGCTGATGAGCCTGTATTGACACATCACCACCCACAATCTTTAGCTTATGATAAGGTTCACTCTTGTTATTGCACATTGTATTGGTTTGAACAAATGTATAATGAATCTTGAGTCTCCGAATTTCAGGATTATTCTGAGTGGTTTTGCTACCCTGATAGTCTTCCATGCTCTGCCTGTTCATCCTTTCCTCACTCCTGATTgcaggcaaccactgatctttctACTGTCTCAATAGTTTTGGCTTTTCCAGAATGTTGTATAGTTCTCAacaaacaatatatatatttttttattttaaatatttatttgaaaggcagagttacagagaggcataggcagagagagagagaggtattccatctgctggttcactcccccaaatggctgcaatgacaggagctgggccaatccaaaaccaggagccaggagcctcctccagatctcccatggggcaactttacccgttacaccaaagcgccagcccccaacatgTATCTTTTTAAGACTGGTGTCTTTCACTTAGTAACATGCATTTATGATTTTCCTCACGGCTTGATGGATCATTTCTTTTGAGTCCTGAATGATGATATTCCATTATCTGGAtgtaccacaatttatttatcagttttcttactgaaggacatcttggttgcttccaagattTGTCAGTTACGAAGAATTGACTCCTGTTAAACAGCCATGTGCAGATTTTGTGTAGACTTAAGTGGTCAACTACTTCGTAAATAACTAGAGGTGTAATTGCTGGGTCATAGTGTAAGAGGatatttagttttataagaaaccatcaaactgtcttccaaagtgattGTTCCATGTAACATTCCTATCAGCAATGACTCAGAGCTCCTGCTGTACCGCATCCCCTCTAGCATTTGGTGTTGTACGTGTTCTGGATTTGGGCCTTTCCACTACTATAGCTCTGCCCCATTCCTAATGGCTTTGATGTAGTCTTTGTCAGTCCCCTGCTGGgcattcctctctcttccttgtgGTGATTGCAAATCAACTCCTTACTCAAGATTAGCTCACTGGGTTCAAGGAGTGGTACAAGGTCAAGTTGGTCCTGTAGGCCTCAGAGCTCACTTATCACTTCTGTGGACACTGTCCTGATGCTAGACATGCAGCTCTGTCTTCACGCTCTGATCAAACAAAGTAATGAACAGTGTGCCCATAGACCCCATTTGGGCTGCAGTTCCGATGCCACCACGGCATCTTCAGGATACCCTGGCCTCTGGTTGCAGACCAATCAAAGAAAGGCTCCAAGGGCTGTGCACCATCCAGAGAGCCACATCCAAGCTGATCATGAGCTGCTCATCCCCAACTTGGATCTGTAAGACTCACTGTCCTTaatccctgggggtgggggggggggtctggaaGTTGAGTGAAAGCTACCTGACTTCTTGGTTTGTGCATTGTAAATAAGCTACTTTCTCCACTCTGGAGTCAGTAATTAGCTTGCTATACATTGCCTGGTGTACAGACCAGTTTTGGTAGGAACGCCtctaactcattttttttttttaataaaattcccACTGTATTTATTGTCTTCTTGTAATAACATAAGGGTAATAAAAACAACATGAACAAGTGTTTTGGAACTACACTCGCAATGAAAGGGCACctacaaaacaaaccaaaacacacaGCATTGCCTTCTCAGTATTTTCTCACTTCATCCATCATTTCTAGTTGGAGACACTTTGTAGCAAAGTAATATTATCTCCTTTTAGCATGATCCGACCCAGTTGTTTTCTtgactttgttttagaatgaatctCTTCTGCATCATCTAATACGAGGTTCATGTATTCATCAAAACCAATGATGCAGCCCTCTATCCGCATGTTCACTTGTTCATACAGCCACACCTGAATGCGAGACCGGTTTTGCAAGTATCTGAAGATGAGGTTGATGGGCTGCACCATCACCTTCTGCACTTTCTGGCCCTGGCCACGGTACGCCATGGTGGAATCTCACAAAGACCACACCGGACGCACAcgccgcctgggaaagcaacttcCGGAATTAGGGACCtctaactcatttttaaaatttaaaatttctgctcTATTGACCATGAAAATTACAGCcaatagaatgaaaaagaagcaaaagataaaGGATAAAAGgactatttgaaaatatatcataACTCTTGAAAtccaacaataagaaaacaacctaatttaaaaatggactaaatatatatattagatttatttatttatttgaaaggcagagttatagagaggcagaggcagagagagagaaagagagagagagagagaggtcttccatctgctgcttcactcctgatttggccacaatggctaatcTTGAGTAAGGAAGTACAACttatcaattttttctttcatggattttgtcttttgtattttaaaaatcatcatcaatgggtgtcgtggctcactagtttaatcctctgcctgtggcgccagcatcccatatgggcatcggttctagtcctggttgctcctcttccagtccagctctctgctgtggcccaggagggcagtggaggatggcccaagttcttgggccctgcacccgcatgggggaccaggaggaagcacctggttcctggcatcagatcagcggccattaagggagtgaaccaatggaaggaagacctttctctctgtctctctctcactgtctataattctacctgtcaaataaattttaaaaaatcatcatcaaACTCAAGAGCATTTAGATAACCTTTTAGGTAATCTTCTAGGACTTTCGTAGCTTCACATTTTATGTTTAGACCTGTGATTCATTTTGTAAATTCTTGTGACCAGCATTAGATCTTAGTCTACATTAACTTTCTATGTGTGTATATCTGGTTGTTCCATCACCATTTCTTGAAAAGACTATCTTTTCTCCATTGTATTGCCTTGCTGCTTTGTCAGATTGTTGGACTGATTTCCCCAGTTTGCCTTTGATAAAACCAAAGCATGTTGGGCTCTGGTTAAATAGTTTCTCCTGAGAGCAGACCTTGTTAAGAAGACCTTGTTAAAATGCTCTAGCAGGCATTTCAAAATGCTGTGAGAATCTTGTCAAGCTCCTGGAAGTAAAATTCACGAAAGGCAGAGGCCGGTCTAAGGACTGCGACTCTCTGGAGTTTTCTCTCTCAGACTTAGCTACACAAAACCTGGAGCAATTCGTCAGTTCCCATTCAGGTTTCCATACCTCGGCCCTGGTTTCTAGTGGTGTCCGCTCTGGTAAGCTGTGTTTCTCTATACTCGTATTTTCCTGTTGGTCTCGCAAATTTGGAGGGCGGTGGTTTGCACTTCTCTGTACGTCTCTGATGGTTCTGAGAAGAGTTCTTAATTTGTCGGCTTGCTAGAAGTTTTGCTCATGTGGGACAGAGTGGTGACTTCCAGCTTCTTACATTCTGGGCTGGAAATTGGaagtttcatttcttcttttcttaaccATATTtttgtgatccctgttaggaatttggaaaacattatgttgagtgaaatacgccactcttatatttaacagggatcacttttcagttaaaatctaaacacctaagaataattgtgtgttaattacagagttcaaccaatagtactagaacaaaaaaaatactaaaatgcataaagtattacattgtacatcaaccgtcaggacaagagctgatcaagtcaccgtttctcatagtgtccgtttcacttcaacaggtttcctctttggtgctcagttagttgtcaccgatcaggtagaacgtatgatatttgtccctttgggactggcttaattcactcagcataatattttccagattcctccatcttgttgcaaatgaccagatttcatcatttttgactgctgtatagtattctaaagagtacatatcccataatttctttatccagtctactgttgggcatttgtgttggttccaggtcttagctgttgtgaattgagctgaaataaacattaatgtgcagacagctttttgtttgccaatttcatttcctttgggtaaattccaaggagtgggatggctgggttgaatggtagggttatattcaggttactgaggaatttccagactgacttccattgtgGGTtacccagtttgcattcccaccaacagtgggttagtgtccctttttccccacatcctctccagcatttattgttggtagatttctgaatgtgagccattctaacccgggtgaggtgaaacctcattgtggttttgatttgcatttccctgattgctagtgatcttgaacattttttcatgtgtcggccatttggatttcctcttttgaaaaatgtcaattgacctcagaatcagcccttaggcacgcggatctggctgaaaagcccatgagagtatttcaggcatggaaagccaaaacactctggtggaaaaaaaaaaaaaaaaccctacatgaaagatctccgcgagtgagatcccagtgaaaagaacaggtcatcaaagaaggaggtacctttctctgaagggaggagagaacttccactttgactacaaccttgtctacatatgatgagagttggtgaactcaaaaggcttccatagccttggcggctcatgacaagagcctagggtgacttctgacgccataaacaagagtgtcaatttggtaagtcaacaacaggagtcactgtgcacttactccccatgtaggatctctgtccttaatgtgctgtacattgtgatttaatgctataactagtactcaaacagtattttacactttgtgtttctatgtgggtgtaaact
The window above is part of the Oryctolagus cuniculus chromosome 11, mOryCun1.1, whole genome shotgun sequence genome. Proteins encoded here:
- the LOC138844231 gene encoding small nuclear ribonucleoprotein E encodes the protein MAYRGQGQKVQKVMVQPINLIFRYLQNRSRIQVWLYEQVNMRIEGCIIGFDEYMNLVLDDAEEIHSKTKSRKQLGRIMLKGDNITLLQSVSN